One Capsicum annuum cultivar UCD-10X-F1 unplaced genomic scaffold, UCD10Xv1.1 ctg73607, whole genome shotgun sequence DNA window includes the following coding sequences:
- the LOC124894398 gene encoding uncharacterized protein LOC124894398, which produces MRFGKKGKLSPCYIGLYQIMRMIGGVAYKLELPTNLGSVHPIFHISMLKKCSKDISLVFPVEEIKVSDSLSYEEEPIAILDRQVRKLRSKDIILVKVLWRNHKVEEATWESENDMRDRYPNLFDPANKKME; this is translated from the coding sequence atgcgttTTGGGAAGAAAGGCAAGCTGAGTCCTTGCTATATAGGACTATACCAGATTATGAGAATGATAGGTGGAGTTGCGTAtaagttagagttgcctacaaaTCTGGGTTCCGTCCATCCAATATTTcatatatccatgttgaagaagtgtagtAAAGACATATCTTTAGTGTTTCCTGTAGAGGAGATTAAAGTGTCAGACtccctatcttatgaagaagagccaATTGCAAtcctagatcgccaagttcggaAGTTAAGAAGCAAAGATATTATTTTGGTTAAGGTGTTATGGAGAAACCATAAagttgaagaagccacttgggaatcagAGAATGACATGAGGGATAGATACCCAAACTTATTTGATCCGGCGAATAAGAAGATGGAAG